In Actinoplanes sp. NBC_00393, a single genomic region encodes these proteins:
- a CDS encoding GNAT family N-acetyltransferase encodes MIVRITQLTDPAHSPPGARLAWLAAGADGRPLGTAFLRLPADGKVADLELRVHPAERRAGVGTRLLDAVAAAATDLDLSGLLTEPVQENSEADAFYQARSLRRVLALTYTRLPLNEAGTIAPAAAIAPAAAIGPAAAIAPAAAIGPAATTAPPAAIAPPATTASPAATAPPAAAPNPATATPTGAASTPSPTAPTTTVSGPAVDGYRLVHWEGTVPDELAETFARSRRAMDDMPMDDAGYTPQPWDVARLHAIAEAVAKRNEILCTTAAVAPNGEIAGFTELVVPADGQGDGQHYGTGVLPEHRSRGLARWMKTEAIALARVRFPTLAGLLADTADSNTAMRRINDELGYRPVYRSYLYQLDLSPPVSPPA; translated from the coding sequence ATGATCGTACGCATCACGCAGCTCACCGACCCGGCCCACAGCCCACCCGGCGCCCGCCTGGCCTGGCTTGCTGCCGGCGCCGACGGCCGCCCCTTGGGCACCGCGTTCCTGCGGCTCCCCGCCGACGGCAAGGTGGCCGACCTGGAACTACGCGTACACCCCGCCGAACGCCGCGCCGGCGTAGGCACCCGGCTGCTCGACGCAGTAGCCGCAGCAGCCACCGACCTGGACCTGTCCGGCCTCCTCACCGAGCCGGTCCAGGAGAACAGCGAGGCCGACGCCTTCTACCAGGCCCGATCCCTGCGGCGGGTACTGGCCCTGACCTACACCCGCCTCCCCCTGAACGAGGCCGGCACTATCGCCCCAGCGGCCGCCATCGCCCCAGCGGCCGCCATCGGCCCAGCGGCCGCCATCGCCCCAGCGGCCGCCATCGGCCCAGCTGCCACCACCGCCCCACCTGCCGCCATCGCCCCACCGGCCACTACCGCCTCACCTGCCGCCACCGCTCCACCAGCCGCCGCACCCAACCCAGCCACCGCGACCCCGACTGGCGCCGCGAGCACGCCGTCCCCTACGGCCCCCACCACCACGGTGAGCGGCCCGGCGGTGGACGGGTATCGGCTGGTCCACTGGGAGGGAACGGTGCCGGACGAGCTGGCGGAGACATTCGCCCGGTCGCGCCGGGCGATGGACGACATGCCGATGGACGATGCCGGCTACACCCCGCAGCCATGGGACGTGGCACGGCTGCACGCGATCGCCGAGGCCGTCGCCAAGCGCAACGAAATCCTCTGCACCACGGCAGCAGTCGCTCCCAACGGTGAGATAGCCGGCTTTACCGAACTGGTCGTCCCCGCCGACGGCCAGGGCGACGGCCAGCATTACGGCACCGGCGTGCTGCCCGAACATCGCAGCCGAGGCCTGGCCCGCTGGATGAAAACCGAAGCGATCGCCCTGGCCCGAGTCCGCTTCCCCACACTGGCCGGCCTGCTGGCCGACACCGCCGACAGCAACACCGCCATGCGGCGAATCAACGACGAACTCGGCTACCGTCCCGTCTACCGCAGCTACCTCTACCAGCTCGACCTCTCTCCACCCGTCTCTCCACCCGCCTGA
- a CDS encoding NUDIX hydrolase → MRPSVAVVYDMVSALEPADNLEAEHRAHARTWLLSTDDVFRRVKPATPGQHLVSYVVPVDPAARKVLLVDHVNAGLWLPPGGHVEVDEHPLVTASREVEEELGVTGSLGEQPLFLTVTRTVGIDAGHTDVSLWFVLDLRSDQALTPDQGEFRGVRWWSPAELHAADPAHFDPHFFRFLTKLAIE, encoded by the coding sequence ATGCGTCCCTCGGTGGCGGTGGTCTACGACATGGTGTCGGCGCTCGAGCCGGCCGACAATCTGGAAGCCGAGCACCGGGCGCACGCACGGACCTGGCTGCTCAGCACCGACGACGTGTTCCGGCGGGTCAAACCGGCCACGCCCGGGCAGCACCTGGTGTCGTACGTGGTGCCGGTCGACCCCGCCGCCAGGAAGGTGCTGCTCGTCGACCACGTCAACGCCGGGCTGTGGCTGCCGCCGGGCGGTCACGTGGAGGTGGACGAGCATCCGCTGGTCACCGCGTCCCGCGAGGTCGAGGAGGAGCTCGGGGTGACGGGCAGCCTGGGCGAGCAGCCGCTGTTCCTGACGGTCACGCGTACCGTCGGGATCGATGCCGGGCACACCGATGTGAGCCTGTGGTTCGTACTCGATCTGCGGTCTGATCAAGCCTTGACCCCTGATCAGGGTGAGTTCCGTGGGGTGCGCTGGTGGTCGCCGGCCGAGCTCCACGCGGCCGATCCGGCGCACTTCGACCCGCATTTCTTCCGATTCCTGACAAAGCTGGCTATCGAATGA
- a CDS encoding dihydrofolate reductase family protein, translating to MGKVVAALSMSLDGFVADENDGVAELFGWYQNGDVEVPSADPRWTFHVTEASAAILRPALTACGALICGRRLFDRTDGWGGRHPAGCPVFVVSHTVPPGWPRADSATAFFPDPMTALEAAQVQAGTRVVGISTPGLTRQYLDAGLLDEITVSLVPVLLGDGISFFDGLTVAPIRLADPDVIAGRGVTHLTYRVIR from the coding sequence GTGGGCAAAGTCGTCGCCGCACTGTCCATGTCGCTGGACGGCTTCGTCGCCGACGAGAACGACGGCGTCGCCGAACTGTTCGGCTGGTATCAGAACGGGGACGTGGAAGTTCCCAGCGCCGATCCGCGCTGGACCTTTCACGTGACCGAGGCGAGCGCCGCGATCCTGCGGCCGGCGCTGACCGCCTGCGGGGCGCTGATCTGCGGCCGGCGGCTGTTCGACCGCACCGACGGCTGGGGCGGCCGGCACCCGGCGGGCTGCCCGGTCTTCGTGGTCAGCCACACCGTCCCGCCCGGCTGGCCCCGCGCCGACTCGGCGACCGCGTTCTTCCCCGACCCGATGACCGCGCTGGAAGCCGCGCAGGTTCAGGCCGGCACCCGGGTCGTCGGCATCTCCACACCGGGGCTGACCCGGCAGTACCTCGACGCCGGCCTGCTCGACGAGATCACTGTGTCGCTCGTACCGGTGCTGCTCGGCGACGGCATCAGCTTCTTCGACGGTCTGACCGTCGCCCCGATCCGCCTCGCCGACCCGGACGTCATCGCCGGTCGCGGCGTCACCCACCTCACTTACCGGGTCATTCGATAG
- a CDS encoding flavin-containing monooxygenase, protein MTEQIETVIVGGGQAGLATGYHLRKRGRPHLILEAAERIGDSWRRRWDSLRLFTPARYSALPGLPFPAPAWTFPTRDEFAEYLAGYAERFRLPVRTGQAVRRLSSDGSGYLVETDHSRYAVRNVVVATGFDQLPRLPEFAPGLDAGIRQLHSAEYRHPGQFGAGTVLVVGAGNSGADLALELTRTHQVLLSGRHPGHLPWRIERSLTPLLCPPVFFAFRHLLTVRTPPGRRLRPYVHAHSGPLIRVRPADLAAAGVTRVPRVTGVRGGLPALADGRTVPVSNILWCTGYRPDLRWIDLPGFDGLSHHRGVVAGHPGLYLAGWIFQYALASSMIQGVGRDAAYIARRIAINSIAGVPSRV, encoded by the coding sequence ATGACCGAACAGATCGAGACGGTGATCGTCGGCGGCGGACAGGCCGGCCTCGCCACCGGCTACCACCTGCGTAAACGCGGCCGCCCACACCTCATTCTGGAGGCCGCCGAGCGGATCGGCGACTCCTGGCGGCGGCGCTGGGACTCGCTGCGGCTGTTCACCCCGGCCCGCTACAGCGCGTTGCCGGGCCTGCCGTTCCCCGCGCCGGCCTGGACGTTTCCCACCCGCGACGAGTTCGCCGAGTACCTGGCCGGCTATGCGGAACGGTTCCGGCTGCCGGTGCGCACCGGCCAGGCGGTGCGCCGGCTGAGCAGCGACGGTTCCGGTTACCTGGTGGAGACAGATCATTCCCGGTACGCCGTACGCAACGTCGTCGTCGCCACCGGTTTCGACCAGCTGCCCCGCCTGCCCGAGTTCGCCCCGGGCCTCGACGCGGGGATACGGCAGCTGCACTCGGCGGAGTACCGGCATCCCGGCCAGTTCGGTGCGGGGACCGTGCTCGTCGTGGGCGCCGGCAACTCCGGGGCCGATCTTGCGCTGGAGCTCACGCGTACCCATCAGGTGTTGTTGTCCGGACGCCATCCCGGGCACCTGCCGTGGCGGATCGAACGCAGCCTGACCCCGCTGCTCTGCCCGCCGGTCTTCTTCGCCTTCCGGCATCTGCTGACCGTGCGCACGCCGCCGGGACGGCGGCTGCGGCCATACGTCCACGCGCACAGCGGCCCCCTGATCCGGGTGCGCCCCGCCGACCTGGCCGCCGCCGGAGTCACCCGGGTGCCACGCGTGACCGGCGTCCGGGGCGGCCTCCCGGCCCTCGCCGACGGCCGGACCGTGCCGGTGAGCAACATCCTCTGGTGCACCGGATATCGCCCCGACCTGCGCTGGATCGACCTCCCCGGCTTCGACGGGCTGTCGCATCATCGCGGGGTCGTCGCCGGGCATCCCGGCCTCTACCTGGCCGGCTGGATCTTCCAGTACGCCCTGGCCTCGTCGATGATTCAGGGCGTCGGGCGCGATGCCGCCTACATCGCTCGGCGAATCGCGATTAATTCCATTGCCGGTGTTCCGAGCCGGGTCTAG
- a CDS encoding response regulator transcription factor codes for METSGDPQQARAAYARQAWLHASDLFARADAVAALPPSDLELAAEAAEMSGRGDEAVRLLRRAYLGYAETGAIGPALRSGYWLCKALFWAGDLGQSNAWQTRALQLAATAAPTPEHGYLDLLAGEQHLRAGRRAALLETAERLAAQARAGPDADLCAGAAMLHGMALLNHDRIDAGLAQLDEAMVAAVDGLLTARATGMIYCAVIGACQDLYELRRAKEWTRALAGWCDAQPEFTGAYRGLCRLHRVAVLTLTGGWPDAVREARAACAQLTAGFGEMVAGGAYYQLAEVHRLRGEVGEADRAYREALRRGWNIQPGLALLRLAQGRTRAADAGIRRALAEAEQPLTRARLLPAAVEILVAAGDRETAEQCAAELTAIAARYGTTALTAMAAHATGSVRLAGDQAATALPPLREGFRLWRDLEAPYEAARSQTLIGVACRELGDDDAATMELDAAEQVLRRLGATPAVRRSEPHGLTSRELEVIRLLAQGGTNREIAGQLRLSEKTVARHVSNIFGKLGVGSRTAVAAYAYEHRLV; via the coding sequence GTGGAGACGTCGGGCGATCCCCAGCAGGCCCGGGCGGCGTATGCCCGCCAGGCGTGGCTGCACGCCTCCGACCTGTTTGCACGTGCAGACGCGGTCGCCGCTCTGCCACCGTCCGATCTGGAGTTGGCGGCCGAGGCCGCCGAGATGTCCGGACGCGGAGACGAGGCAGTGCGCCTGCTGCGCCGGGCCTATCTGGGGTACGCCGAAACCGGCGCGATCGGCCCCGCCCTGCGCAGCGGCTACTGGCTGTGCAAGGCGCTGTTCTGGGCCGGCGACCTGGGCCAGTCCAACGCCTGGCAGACCCGCGCCCTGCAACTCGCCGCCACCGCCGCTCCCACGCCGGAACACGGCTACCTCGACCTGCTGGCCGGCGAACAGCACCTGCGGGCCGGCCGCCGCGCCGCCCTCCTGGAGACCGCCGAACGGCTGGCGGCGCAGGCCCGCGCCGGTCCGGACGCCGACCTGTGCGCCGGCGCCGCGATGCTGCACGGGATGGCCCTGCTCAACCACGACCGGATCGACGCCGGCCTGGCCCAGCTCGACGAGGCGATGGTGGCCGCCGTCGACGGTCTGCTCACCGCCCGGGCCACCGGCATGATCTACTGCGCGGTCATCGGGGCCTGCCAGGACCTGTACGAGCTACGCCGCGCCAAGGAGTGGACCCGGGCCCTGGCCGGCTGGTGCGACGCCCAGCCCGAGTTCACCGGCGCCTACCGGGGACTGTGCCGGCTGCACCGCGTCGCCGTCCTGACCCTGACCGGCGGCTGGCCCGACGCCGTCCGCGAGGCCCGCGCCGCCTGCGCCCAGCTCACCGCGGGGTTCGGCGAGATGGTCGCCGGTGGCGCGTACTACCAGCTCGCCGAGGTGCACCGGCTGCGCGGCGAGGTCGGTGAGGCGGACCGGGCGTACCGGGAGGCGCTGCGCCGCGGCTGGAACATCCAGCCTGGCCTCGCCCTGCTGCGGCTGGCCCAGGGGCGGACCCGCGCCGCCGACGCCGGCATCCGCCGCGCCCTGGCCGAGGCGGAGCAGCCCCTGACCCGGGCCCGGCTGCTTCCCGCCGCGGTGGAGATCCTGGTGGCGGCCGGCGACCGGGAGACCGCCGAGCAGTGCGCGGCGGAACTGACCGCGATCGCCGCCCGCTACGGCACCACCGCCCTGACCGCGATGGCCGCGCACGCCACCGGTTCGGTACGGCTGGCCGGCGACCAGGCCGCCACCGCCCTGCCGCCGCTGCGTGAGGGCTTCCGGCTGTGGCGGGATCTGGAAGCGCCGTACGAGGCGGCGCGCAGCCAGACCCTGATCGGCGTGGCCTGCCGCGAACTCGGCGACGACGACGCCGCGACCATGGAACTGGACGCGGCCGAGCAGGTCCTGCGGCGGCTGGGCGCGACCCCGGCCGTACGCCGGTCCGAGCCGCACGGCCTCACCTCGCGCGAACTCGAAGTGATCCGGCTGCTCGCCCAGGGCGGCACCAACCGGGAGATCGCGGGGCAGTTGCGGCTCAGCGAGAAGACCGTGGCGCGGCACGTCAGCAACATCTTCGGCAAGCTCGGCGTGGGGTCGCGGACGGCGGTGGCGGCTTACGCGTACGAGCATCGCCTGGTCTGA
- a CDS encoding DUF2784 domain-containing protein, with protein sequence MGYRILADATMVVHFAFLAWVVLGGFLAWRWPWAIWLHLLAAVWGLSTVVFGFNCPLTWVEDRAREQAGSAGLERGFIDTYLTGIIYPERYAGLMQALVAVLVAVSWAGAAYRWQARRAVSAAD encoded by the coding sequence ATGGGATACCGAATCCTGGCCGATGCCACGATGGTCGTCCATTTCGCGTTCCTCGCCTGGGTGGTGCTCGGCGGTTTCCTGGCGTGGCGCTGGCCGTGGGCGATCTGGCTGCACCTGCTCGCCGCGGTGTGGGGGCTGTCGACCGTGGTGTTCGGGTTCAACTGCCCGCTGACCTGGGTCGAGGACCGGGCCCGCGAGCAGGCCGGTAGCGCGGGGCTGGAGCGCGGCTTCATCGACACCTACCTGACCGGGATCATCTACCCGGAGCGGTACGCGGGGTTGATGCAGGCCCTGGTCGCGGTGCTCGTGGCAGTCTCGTGGGCCGGCGCCGCCTACCGCTGGCAGGCCAGGCGCGCAGTATCAGCGGCTGACTGA
- a CDS encoding TetR/AcrR family transcriptional regulator — translation MPTGVALRDVREQLFAAADRILLSEGPTGLTSRAVTDSAGCAKGVLHRHFADFDAFLAEYVLDRATRLDTSLADSAGTGTVVDNVTAALTGVFESVAVAIVALITFRDELRARLRDTWPAGVPVLTEACEMIGRYLAEERALGRLAANADVDTLAAVLIGSTHLLFADRTGDRPGPATVRHTVTTVLGAVLNPG, via the coding sequence GTGCCGACCGGTGTGGCCCTGCGCGACGTGCGCGAACAACTCTTCGCGGCGGCCGATCGGATCCTGCTGAGCGAGGGGCCGACCGGGCTGACCAGCCGCGCGGTCACCGACAGCGCGGGCTGTGCCAAGGGGGTGCTGCACCGGCACTTCGCCGATTTCGACGCGTTCCTGGCGGAGTACGTGCTGGACCGCGCCACCCGGCTGGACACCTCGCTGGCCGACTCCGCGGGCACCGGCACGGTCGTCGACAACGTGACCGCGGCTCTGACCGGGGTGTTCGAGTCGGTCGCGGTCGCCATCGTCGCGCTGATCACCTTCCGCGACGAGTTGCGTGCCCGGCTCCGGGACACCTGGCCGGCCGGCGTCCCGGTGCTCACCGAGGCCTGCGAGATGATCGGCCGCTATCTCGCCGAGGAACGCGCGCTCGGCCGGCTCGCGGCGAACGCTGACGTCGACACCCTCGCGGCCGTGCTGATCGGCAGCACGCACCTGCTCTTCGCCGACCGGACCGGCGACCGCCCCGGCCCCGCCACCGTCCGCCACACCGTCACCACAGTCCTGGGCGCAGTCCTCAACCCCGGCTGA
- a CDS encoding class I SAM-dependent methyltransferase, with protein sequence MPTLPSRPYEQRRIAESFGADAERYDRTRPPYPDELISRISTAAPGPELADVGCGTGTATRQFQQAGCRVLGIEPDERMAGYARSRGLQVETATFEDWEPAGRRFDAVVAGTSWHWVDPVAGAAKAARILRPGGLLAAFWHVPEPPTAAAGALAATVRRLLPDAPFDLTPQPGRTPLDGYQLLLDKAVQGIREAGGFGEPEQWQIRWERRYTRAEWLDQLPTSGLLTRLPPEPLAEVLDAVGAALDDSFVVPYTTVAVVGKRLSQPRGFR encoded by the coding sequence ATGCCCACTCTACCGAGCCGACCTTATGAGCAGCGGCGCATCGCCGAGTCGTTCGGCGCGGACGCCGAACGCTACGACCGCACCCGGCCGCCCTATCCCGACGAGCTGATCAGCCGGATCTCCACCGCCGCGCCCGGGCCCGAGCTGGCCGACGTCGGCTGCGGCACCGGGACCGCGACGCGGCAGTTCCAGCAGGCCGGGTGCCGCGTGCTGGGCATCGAGCCCGACGAGCGGATGGCGGGGTACGCCCGAAGCCGCGGCCTGCAAGTCGAAACAGCCACGTTCGAGGACTGGGAGCCGGCCGGCCGGCGCTTCGACGCGGTGGTCGCCGGCACGAGCTGGCACTGGGTCGACCCGGTCGCCGGCGCGGCCAAGGCGGCCCGGATCCTGCGGCCGGGCGGCCTGTTGGCGGCGTTCTGGCACGTGCCCGAGCCGCCGACCGCAGCCGCCGGGGCCCTCGCTGCAACGGTCCGGCGGCTGCTTCCGGACGCCCCGTTCGACCTGACACCACAGCCCGGCCGCACCCCGCTGGACGGCTATCAGCTGCTGCTCGACAAGGCCGTCCAGGGCATCCGGGAGGCCGGCGGATTCGGCGAGCCGGAGCAGTGGCAGATCCGCTGGGAGCGGCGCTACACCCGGGCCGAGTGGCTCGACCAGCTGCCGACCTCCGGCCTGCTGACCCGTCTCCCGCCGGAGCCACTGGCCGAGGTCCTCGACGCGGTCGGCGCCGCGCTGGACGACAGCTTCGTCGTGCCGTACACGACGGTCGCCGTCGTAGGGAAGCGGCTGAGCCAGCCGCGTGGGTTCAGGTGA
- a CDS encoding glucose-6-phosphate dehydrogenase, producing MTDQTLIILGASGDLTARLLLPGLGALLATGQVPGLSLIGAARDDWDDARWRRRVQESFGEGVATEVAGAARYLPADVTEAGDLRRVLDAATGPVAIFFALPPAITARACDALAEVDLPEGTRLVCEKPFGIDGDAAAALNKALSRLVPEEQIHRVDHFLGKSTVLNILGLRFANRIFEPLLDATNVASVDIVFDEKLALEGRAGYYDHAGALADMIQSHLLQILALLAMEAPTTLGAAEFRDHKADVLRATRPFHDDPAACSRRARYTAGTLEGRELPAYADEPGVDPSRETETLAELVVTVDNWRWAGVPFRLRSGKAVGNSRKEAVITFKRPPRIPDGLHGCDQPDRLRIGFGPDRLALDFNINGPGDPFELDPVSLEAAFGPGDLPPYGEVLRGVFEDDPTLSVRGDTAEQCWRIVAPVVAAWRAGAVPLLEYPAGSPGPEDSLLT from the coding sequence ATGACGGACCAGACTCTGATCATCCTGGGCGCCAGCGGCGACCTGACCGCCCGGCTGCTGCTCCCCGGCCTCGGCGCGCTGCTCGCCACCGGCCAGGTACCCGGACTGTCGCTGATCGGCGCGGCCCGCGACGACTGGGACGACGCGCGGTGGCGGCGCCGGGTGCAGGAGTCGTTCGGCGAGGGCGTCGCCACCGAGGTGGCCGGGGCGGCCCGCTACCTGCCGGCCGACGTCACCGAGGCCGGCGACCTGCGCCGGGTTCTCGACGCGGCGACCGGCCCGGTGGCGATCTTCTTCGCCCTGCCGCCGGCGATCACCGCCCGGGCCTGCGACGCCCTGGCCGAAGTGGACCTGCCGGAGGGTACCCGGCTGGTGTGCGAGAAGCCGTTCGGCATTGACGGCGACGCCGCGGCCGCGCTGAACAAGGCGCTGTCCCGGCTGGTGCCCGAGGAGCAGATCCACCGGGTGGACCACTTCCTCGGCAAGTCCACCGTCCTGAACATCCTCGGCCTGCGCTTCGCCAACCGGATCTTCGAACCGCTGCTCGACGCCACCAACGTCGCTTCGGTCGACATCGTCTTCGACGAGAAGCTCGCCCTGGAGGGCCGGGCCGGCTACTACGACCACGCCGGCGCGCTCGCCGACATGATCCAGAGCCATCTGCTGCAGATCCTCGCGCTGCTCGCCATGGAGGCGCCGACCACGCTGGGCGCCGCCGAGTTCCGCGACCACAAGGCCGACGTGCTGCGCGCCACCCGGCCTTTCCATGACGATCCGGCGGCCTGCAGCCGCCGGGCCCGCTACACGGCCGGCACGCTCGAGGGACGGGAGCTGCCCGCGTACGCCGACGAGCCCGGCGTCGACCCGTCCCGCGAGACCGAGACGCTCGCCGAACTGGTCGTCACGGTCGACAACTGGCGCTGGGCCGGGGTGCCGTTCCGGTTGCGCTCGGGCAAGGCGGTCGGCAACAGCCGCAAGGAAGCCGTGATCACCTTCAAGCGGCCGCCGCGGATCCCGGACGGCCTGCACGGCTGCGACCAGCCGGACCGGCTGCGGATCGGCTTCGGCCCGGACCGCCTCGCCCTCGACTTCAACATCAACGGACCGGGCGACCCGTTCGAGCTCGACCCGGTCAGCCTGGAGGCAGCCTTCGGCCCCGGCGACCTGCCGCCCTACGGCGAGGTCCTGCGCGGCGTCTTCGAGGACGACCCGACCCTGTCGGTCCGCGGCGACACCGCCGAACAGTGCTGGCGCATCGTCGCCCCGGTGGTCGCCGCCTGGCGCGCCGGCGCCGTGCCGCTGCTCGAGTACCCGGCCGGCAGCCCCGGCCCCGAAGACTCCCTGCTCACCTGA
- the rpsA gene encoding 30S ribosomal protein S1 gives MSYLALQQAAYDGESGLDECRASMEGSLYGEERPQEVVITVPQPDDLGHEEAFLNAIDETIREFHDGDLVEGTVVRVDQEEVLVDIGYRSEGVLPARELSIKPVAHPSEVVSVGDHIEALVLTKEDKDGRLILSKKRADAERAWQSIEKIKEDDGVVRGPVVEIVKGGLILDVGLRGFLPASLVEMRRVRDLRPYLGRELEAKVIELDKARNNVILSRRAWLEQSQSDVRSDFLHKIRKGQVRRGIVSSIVNFGAFVDLGGVDGLVHISELSWTPIGHPSEAVAVGQEVEVEVLDIDFDRDRVSLSLKAAQEDPLRHFARTHAINQIAGGRITKLVPFGAFVRLDDGVEGLVHVSELADQHIEVPEQVVQVGAEILTKILDIDLERRRVSLSLKQADAEYREGDEFFDPTLYGMEAAYDNEGNYIYPEGFDPESGEWLEGFDEQRETWENQYAQARELWEAHGRQVQARREAEPLPPPPVRPVTERRSERQGDRRGERQADRRTERRSESPAPAAQSVDEALQALRDKLAGGRDQA, from the coding sequence TTGTCGTACCTGGCCTTACAACAGGCTGCTTACGACGGCGAGTCGGGTCTCGACGAGTGCCGGGCCTCGATGGAAGGCTCTCTCTACGGCGAGGAGCGTCCGCAGGAGGTAGTGATCACTGTTCCCCAACCCGATGATCTCGGGCACGAAGAGGCGTTCCTCAACGCGATCGACGAGACCATCAGAGAGTTCCACGACGGCGACCTCGTCGAGGGCACCGTCGTCCGCGTCGACCAGGAGGAGGTACTGGTCGACATCGGCTACCGGTCCGAGGGGGTGCTGCCCGCCCGCGAGCTGTCGATCAAGCCGGTCGCGCATCCGTCCGAGGTCGTGTCGGTCGGCGACCACATCGAGGCCCTGGTCCTCACGAAGGAGGACAAGGACGGCCGCCTGATCCTGTCGAAGAAGCGGGCCGACGCCGAGCGGGCGTGGCAGAGCATCGAGAAGATCAAGGAGGACGACGGTGTCGTACGCGGCCCGGTCGTCGAGATCGTCAAGGGCGGTCTGATCCTCGACGTCGGTCTGCGCGGCTTCCTGCCGGCCTCCCTGGTGGAGATGCGGCGGGTCCGTGACCTGCGCCCCTACCTGGGCCGTGAGCTCGAGGCGAAGGTCATCGAGCTGGACAAGGCACGTAACAACGTGATCCTGTCCCGCCGGGCCTGGCTCGAGCAGTCCCAGTCCGACGTGCGCAGCGACTTCCTCCACAAGATCCGCAAGGGTCAGGTCCGCCGGGGCATCGTCTCCTCGATCGTCAACTTCGGCGCCTTCGTGGACCTGGGCGGTGTCGACGGCCTGGTGCACATCTCCGAGCTGTCCTGGACCCCGATCGGCCACCCGTCCGAGGCGGTCGCGGTGGGTCAGGAGGTCGAGGTCGAGGTGCTCGACATCGATTTCGACCGGGACCGGGTCTCGCTGTCGCTGAAAGCGGCGCAGGAGGACCCGTTGCGCCACTTCGCCCGGACCCACGCGATCAACCAGATCGCCGGCGGCCGGATCACCAAGCTGGTGCCGTTCGGCGCGTTCGTCCGGCTGGACGACGGTGTCGAGGGCCTGGTGCACGTCTCCGAGTTGGCCGACCAGCACATCGAGGTGCCCGAGCAGGTCGTGCAGGTCGGCGCCGAGATCCTCACCAAGATCCTGGACATCGATCTGGAACGCCGCCGGGTCTCGCTTTCGCTCAAACAGGCCGACGCGGAGTATCGCGAGGGCGACGAGTTCTTCGACCCGACGCTGTACGGGATGGAGGCGGCCTACGACAACGAGGGCAACTACATCTACCCGGAGGGCTTCGACCCGGAGAGCGGCGAGTGGCTGGAAGGCTTCGACGAGCAGCGTGAGACCTGGGAGAACCAGTACGCGCAGGCCCGCGAACTGTGGGAGGCCCACGGCCGGCAGGTGCAGGCCCGCCGCGAGGCCGAGCCGCTGCCCCCGCCGCCGGTCCGCCCGGTGACCGAGCGGCGCAGCGAACGGCAGGGGGACAGGCGCGGCGAACGGCAGGCCGACCGGCGCACCGAGCGACGGTCGGAGAGCCCGGCCCCGGCCGCGCAGTCGGTGGACGAGGCGTTGCAGGCCCTGCGCGACAAGCTCGCCGGCGGACGGGACCAGGCGTGA
- a CDS encoding ATP-binding cassette domain-containing protein: MEDLVVRAEGLRKRFGATQALDGVDLAMRRGTVLGVLGPNGAGKTTAVRVLATLLRPDEGSAFVAGIDVLKKPQEVRRRIGLTGQYASVDEDLTGVQNLVLIGRLLDMTGRDARRRADELLEWFGLMEAAQRPAKTYSGGMRRRLDLAASLVGRPEVIFLDEPTTGLDPAKREDMWGVVRSQVARGASVLLTTQYLEEADALADEIVVVDHGRVIAHDTADGLKRRVGGQTLRVRPSDPERLPEVLRVLDAVAAPGTTAAKDEAAGNRPGAASVPVAGDAALAEVVPELRRQGIEVTELALHLPSLDEVFHTLTGKQKAEELV, from the coding sequence GTGGAAGATCTCGTGGTCCGCGCCGAAGGGCTGCGGAAACGGTTCGGCGCCACCCAGGCGCTGGACGGTGTCGACCTGGCCATGCGCCGGGGCACCGTGCTCGGCGTGCTCGGGCCGAACGGCGCGGGCAAAACCACCGCGGTACGCGTGCTGGCCACCCTGCTGCGCCCGGACGAGGGCAGCGCGTTCGTGGCCGGCATCGACGTGCTGAAGAAGCCGCAGGAGGTACGCCGCCGGATCGGGCTGACCGGTCAGTACGCGTCGGTCGACGAGGACCTGACGGGCGTACAGAATCTGGTGTTGATCGGCCGGTTGCTGGACATGACGGGCCGTGACGCCCGGCGCCGCGCCGACGAACTGCTGGAGTGGTTCGGGCTGATGGAGGCCGCGCAGCGGCCGGCGAAGACCTACTCCGGTGGCATGCGCCGCCGTCTCGACCTCGCGGCGAGCCTGGTCGGCCGCCCCGAAGTGATCTTCCTGGACGAGCCGACGACCGGGCTGGACCCGGCGAAGCGCGAGGACATGTGGGGCGTCGTCCGTTCGCAGGTGGCGCGGGGTGCGAGCGTGCTGCTGACCACGCAGTACCTGGAGGAGGCGGACGCGCTCGCCGACGAGATCGTGGTGGTGGATCACGGACGGGTGATCGCGCACGACACCGCGGACGGGCTGAAGCGCCGGGTCGGCGGCCAGACGCTGCGGGTCCGCCCGTCCGACCCGGAACGCCTGCCCGAGGTGCTGCGGGTGCTGGACGCGGTGGCGGCGCCGGGCACGACGGCGGCGAAGGACGAGGCGGCGGGCAACCGTCCGGGCGCTGCCTCGGTGCCGGTGGCCGGCGACGCGGCACTCGCCGAGGTGGTGCCGGAGCTGCGCCGGCAGGGCATCGAGGTGACCGAGCTGGCGCTGCATCTGCCCAGCCTGGACGAGGTCTTCCACACGTTGACGGGCAAGCAGAAGGCCGAGGAACTGGTATGA